A genomic segment from Flavobacterium inviolabile encodes:
- a CDS encoding metallophosphoesterase family protein: MSLIAVFSDVHGNLPALRTVMNDIESRKPDQVYCLGDLVDFAPWTNEVIALLRNSHIPCIMGNHDERIAFNYDVIPLSKHSEAETMARIQAIDYTRKTITPENKLFLGKLPRKIRLTYTQQGVEKDILLVHGSTRSNEEYIYENHSEADLYEMMQQEKAAVLIMGHTHLSYIRKIQLENGQPEKLVLNCGSVGRSKEGESQATYLLLHIDEQTTTAELVKLAYPVEETAEGIMASDIPEFYANYLLYQK; this comes from the coding sequence ATGAGTCTGATAGCTGTTTTTAGCGATGTTCACGGCAATCTGCCGGCACTTCGAACGGTAATGAATGATATTGAAAGCCGGAAACCGGACCAGGTATATTGCCTGGGTGATCTGGTTGATTTTGCACCATGGACAAATGAAGTGATTGCGCTGTTGAGAAATTCGCACATTCCCTGTATTATGGGAAATCACGACGAGCGCATTGCCTTTAATTATGATGTTATCCCGCTCAGTAAACACAGTGAAGCGGAAACCATGGCAAGAATTCAGGCTATTGATTATACCCGCAAAACGATTACACCGGAAAACAAACTGTTTTTAGGGAAACTGCCCCGTAAAATAAGACTCACCTATACTCAGCAAGGAGTCGAAAAAGACATACTGCTGGTACATGGCAGTACCAGAAGCAACGAAGAATACATTTATGAAAACCACAGCGAAGCGGACCTGTATGAAATGATGCAGCAGGAAAAAGCAGCAGTGCTAATCATGGGACATACCCATTTATCCTATATCCGCAAGATTCAGCTGGAAAACGGACAACCGGAAAAGCTGGTGCTGAATTGCGGTTCTGTGGGACGTTCCAAAGAAGGCGAATCACAGGCAACTTATTTGCTGCTGCACATTGACGAGCAGACCACAACGGCAGAACTGGTCAAATTAGCCTATCCGGTAGAAGAAACTGCCGAAGGCATTATGGCCAGTGATATTCCGGAGTTTTATGCCAATTACCTGCTGTATCAGAAATAA
- a CDS encoding polysaccharide deacetylase family protein, which yields MKKNIIIAFLLFIPVAACLAQSGIYTNTVFLRQLYQDKSYLREKDSISTVFRNALPGHWGEFVKGVDEDLVTRQKVLALTFDACGGPHGDDFDKELIAFLEREKIPATLFVSGKWIDANLETLKQLSKNPLFEIENHGLNHRPCSVDGESEYGIKGTPDVPDAFDEIEANARKIKAITGRRPVFYRSATAYTDESCAKIARCLHTTIISFDVLSGDAIPFSPVKTIVNNVLTTVKPGAIIIMHFNRPKWNTYEALKVIVPELKKQGYSFAQLKDYPLKGR from the coding sequence ATGAAGAAAAATATAATCATTGCCTTTTTGTTGTTCATTCCGGTAGCCGCCTGCCTGGCACAATCCGGCATTTATACCAATACCGTTTTTCTCCGTCAATTGTATCAGGACAAGTCTTACCTGAGGGAAAAAGACAGTATCAGTACTGTTTTCCGTAATGCTTTACCCGGTCATTGGGGAGAATTTGTAAAAGGCGTAGACGAAGACCTGGTTACCCGGCAAAAAGTACTGGCTTTAACCTTTGATGCCTGCGGCGGACCGCATGGCGATGATTTTGATAAAGAACTCATTGCCTTTTTAGAACGGGAAAAAATTCCGGCAACCTTATTTGTTTCCGGAAAATGGATCGATGCCAATCTGGAAACCCTGAAACAGCTAAGCAAAAATCCGCTTTTTGAAATTGAAAACCACGGACTGAATCACCGTCCCTGTTCGGTTGACGGGGAAAGTGAATATGGAATAAAGGGCACACCCGATGTTCCGGATGCTTTTGATGAAATAGAAGCAAATGCCCGAAAAATAAAAGCAATTACCGGAAGACGTCCTGTTTTTTACCGTTCGGCTACAGCCTATACCGACGAATCCTGTGCGAAAATTGCCCGTTGCCTTCATACGACCATCATCAGTTTTGATGTGCTTTCCGGTGATGCGATCCCTTTTTCGCCGGTAAAAACAATTGTCAATAATGTCCTGACTACCGTAAAACCGGGTGCCATTATCATCATGCATTTTAACCGCCCGAAGTGGAATACGTATGAAGCGCTGAAAGTAATCGTACCGGAACTCAAAAAACAAGGCTATTCTTTTGCGCAGCTAAAAGACTATCCGCTCAAAGGACGATAA
- a CDS encoding patatin-like phospholipase family protein yields MKNIALAFSGGGFRAAAYSLGCLSYLNRVPFDGKPLLHNVTYISSTSGGSITNLLYSAFLFEKKPFEAFYKFLSEKLDGDILLGEAVKTLGDRSQWKDRPQKSVNLINAFSLVYDQLLEGRTFGLFSHPDPATHLEEICINATEFSNGLPFRFQSQNRTEGFSNGKIGNRYIYFKPKSREVAYKMKLADILACSSCFPSGFEPMIFPNDFTYAGIDTASLEDAITYKENEYTLDDYNSADFFKNKNFEKKQFGIMDGGITDNQGIGSFLKADQRRSKEKKFDLFISCDVSSYLMDAYTLPVYTRRWYNDFTLQKLGYWVLGIGSVLPLMLLFLDDWKPWHYVVGTLTGIFSVVVLGYGFSFLVKAVSDEKESSGSWNTVFRKYKSVFFRLRFDILKQMVLSRAKSVFILANDVYLKQIRRMYYEGLFSNKKYRSKVIQNTIYDLSSAKFPPEAKSSDSLHPSPKMIAVAEKARTMSTTLWFDKKHQAEKRKECIIATGQFTTCYNLLHYIKEMDITLKTDAVLQLERTLLQDYEAFKENPFWLMEA; encoded by the coding sequence ATGAAAAACATTGCGCTTGCTTTTTCAGGTGGCGGCTTTAGAGCGGCAGCCTATAGTTTAGGGTGTCTGTCGTACCTGAACCGTGTACCGTTTGACGGAAAACCCTTATTGCACAATGTGACTTATATTTCTTCGACTTCCGGCGGCAGTATTACAAATTTACTGTACAGCGCTTTTCTGTTTGAGAAAAAACCGTTTGAGGCCTTTTACAAATTCCTTTCCGAAAAATTGGATGGGGATATCCTTTTGGGGGAAGCTGTCAAAACCTTGGGCGACCGGTCGCAATGGAAAGACCGGCCGCAAAAAAGCGTTAACCTGATCAATGCTTTCAGCCTCGTATATGATCAATTGCTGGAAGGAAGAACTTTTGGCTTGTTTTCGCATCCCGATCCGGCCACACATCTGGAAGAGATCTGTATCAATGCAACGGAATTTTCAAACGGTTTGCCGTTTCGCTTTCAGTCGCAAAACCGGACCGAAGGTTTTTCGAACGGGAAGATCGGGAACCGCTATATTTATTTTAAACCAAAGAGCAGGGAAGTGGCTTATAAAATGAAGCTTGCCGATATATTAGCCTGTTCGTCCTGTTTCCCTTCCGGATTTGAACCGATGATTTTTCCGAACGATTTTACCTATGCCGGCATTGATACAGCAAGTCTGGAAGATGCCATCACCTATAAAGAAAACGAATATACCCTTGACGACTACAATAGTGCCGACTTTTTTAAGAATAAAAATTTTGAAAAAAAGCAGTTTGGCATTATGGATGGCGGTATTACCGATAACCAGGGAATCGGATCCTTTTTAAAAGCCGACCAGCGGAGAAGTAAAGAGAAAAAATTTGACCTGTTTATCAGTTGCGACGTCAGCAGCTATTTAATGGACGCCTATACCTTACCGGTGTATACCCGCCGATGGTATAACGATTTCACGCTGCAAAAACTGGGGTATTGGGTTTTAGGGATTGGTTCCGTTTTACCGCTCATGCTGCTGTTTCTGGATGACTGGAAGCCCTGGCACTATGTGGTGGGAACCTTAACCGGAATTTTTAGTGTGGTGGTATTGGGATATGGCTTCTCCTTTCTGGTAAAAGCCGTTTCCGATGAAAAAGAAAGCTCCGGCTCCTGGAACACCGTTTTTAGAAAATATAAAAGTGTCTTTTTCCGGCTGCGGTTTGATATCCTGAAACAAATGGTATTGTCACGGGCAAAATCAGTATTCATCCTGGCGAATGATGTCTACCTGAAACAGATCCGGAGAATGTACTATGAAGGACTTTTTTCCAATAAAAAATACAGAAGCAAAGTAATTCAGAATACAATTTATGATCTGAGCAGTGCCAAATTTCCACCGGAAGCCAAATCCAGTGATTCGCTGCATCCCTCTCCAAAAATGATAGCGGTAGCCGAAAAAGCCCGTACCATGAGCACTACCTTATGGTTTGATAAAAAACATCAGGCAGAAAAACGAAAAGAATGTATTATTGCTACCGGGCAGTTCACCACCTGCTATAACCTGCTGCACTATATAAAAGAGATGGATATAACTTTAAAAACGGATGCTGTATTACAGCTGGAGCGCACTTTGCTGCAGGATTATGAAGCTTTTAAAGAAAACCCTTTCTGGCTGATGGAAGCCTGA
- the cls gene encoding cardiolipin synthase, whose amino-acid sequence MNFRESQMSIDFWTTHWSSLLLAIYYLIVFAVCCIVIYNTKSPAKASAYLLLVTFLPVAGIFVYFSFGFNYRKREIYSKKIIRDDNLLHQVIRAINDNSIKILNENSTVFGNFDRVARMILKNENSLVSDNNKIDLLINGEQKFPRLKEDLQQAKHNIHLEYYIYEDDIIGNEIAAILIQKAAEGVNVRFVYDAFGSSGIKKLAGRLRANGVEVYPFYKIIFSLLANRVNNRNHRKIVVIDGRIGYVGGINISDKYSNERRLENDLYWRDMSIRIEGTGVYNLQYTFLSDWNFASGQSLQPEEAFFPAGLNRENFGDKIVQTVVSGADSKIPSIMLSMAQCIAISRKEVFLTSPYFIPDETILNAIKVASLSGVDVKVLVPGISDSRIVNAASSSYYKELLESGVEVYRYQKGFVHAKTMVCDSQLSMVGSANMDFRSFDLNFEANAIIYDPELSGVLREQFLKDLEDAEKIDPYQWRRRSKMEKFKERLVRLAAPLM is encoded by the coding sequence GTGAATTTTAGAGAATCTCAAATGAGTATCGATTTCTGGACGACACATTGGAGTAGCCTGCTGCTGGCAATTTACTATTTAATAGTATTTGCCGTTTGCTGTATCGTGATCTATAATACCAAGTCGCCGGCAAAAGCATCGGCCTACCTGTTATTGGTGACCTTTTTACCGGTAGCCGGAATTTTTGTGTATTTCTCTTTCGGATTTAACTACCGCAAACGCGAGATCTATTCCAAAAAAATAATCAGGGATGACAACCTGCTTCATCAGGTTATCCGGGCGATTAATGATAATTCCATAAAGATTCTGAATGAGAATAGTACGGTTTTCGGCAATTTCGACAGGGTTGCCAGGATGATCCTGAAAAATGAAAACAGCCTGGTATCCGACAATAACAAGATTGACCTGCTGATTAACGGAGAACAGAAATTTCCACGGCTGAAAGAAGATTTGCAGCAGGCAAAACACAACATCCACCTGGAATATTACATTTATGAAGATGATATTATCGGAAATGAGATTGCGGCCATTTTAATCCAAAAGGCGGCCGAAGGTGTAAATGTCCGTTTTGTATATGATGCTTTCGGAAGTTCCGGAATTAAAAAATTAGCCGGGCGCCTGCGGGCAAACGGTGTAGAGGTATATCCGTTTTATAAGATCATTTTTTCACTGCTGGCCAATCGGGTCAATAACCGGAACCACCGGAAAATTGTGGTTATTGACGGCCGGATCGGTTATGTGGGTGGTATCAATATCAGTGATAAATACAGCAACGAAAGACGTCTTGAAAATGATCTTTACTGGCGGGATATGAGCATCCGGATTGAAGGAACGGGTGTTTACAACCTGCAATATACTTTCCTGAGCGACTGGAATTTTGCTTCGGGACAATCCTTACAACCGGAAGAAGCGTTTTTTCCGGCGGGTTTAAACCGGGAAAATTTCGGGGATAAGATTGTTCAGACCGTTGTGAGCGGAGCCGATTCTAAAATACCATCCATCATGTTGTCGATGGCGCAGTGTATCGCCATTTCCAGGAAAGAAGTGTTTTTAACCTCGCCCTATTTTATTCCGGATGAAACGATACTGAATGCGATAAAAGTTGCCAGCCTTAGCGGTGTGGATGTCAAAGTACTGGTTCCCGGAATTTCCGACTCCCGTATTGTCAATGCGGCTTCCAGTTCCTACTATAAAGAACTGCTGGAATCGGGTGTGGAAGTGTACCGCTATCAAAAAGGATTTGTACATGCCAAAACGATGGTTTGCGACAGTCAGCTGAGTATGGTGGGCTCTGCCAATATGGATTTCAGAAGCTTTGATCTGAATTTTGAAGCCAATGCCATTATTTACGATCCGGAACTCTCTGGAGTACTGCGGGAACAGTTTTTAAAGGATCTGGAAGATGCCGAGAAAATCGATCCTTACCAATGGCGCAGGCGCTCCAAAATGGAAAAGTTTAAAGAGCGGCTGGTACGATTGGCAGCACCTTTAATGTAA
- a CDS encoding alpha/beta hydrolase has translation MNMKNLYGILLICTVLTGCGNVSQQDPVPAHDSFTMPSKQVGETRTINVWTPATYKTDTISLPVMYMADGGLKEDFPHIANTIAALVAAKAIPPVILVGIENTQRARDLTGPTEVAKDKEIAPVVGGSEKFRAFINDELFPEIDKRYRTSGKKGILGESASGLFVVETFFLKPEMFDYYIAFDPSLWWNNHALVRTSKEHLAKFPPTAKRFWFAGSDAADIAPYTKELSDILKSENPAGIKWNYADEPTETHKTIFRATKEKAIKWTLGNN, from the coding sequence ATGAATATGAAAAATTTATATGGCATTTTGCTGATATGCACTGTACTGACAGGTTGTGGCAATGTTTCACAACAGGATCCTGTTCCGGCTCACGATAGTTTTACGATGCCTTCTAAACAAGTTGGCGAAACAAGAACGATTAATGTCTGGACGCCGGCAACCTATAAGACCGATACGATTTCATTGCCGGTTATGTATATGGCAGATGGTGGTTTAAAGGAAGATTTTCCGCATATAGCCAATACCATTGCGGCACTCGTAGCAGCTAAGGCTATTCCGCCGGTAATTCTGGTAGGGATTGAAAATACGCAGCGGGCAAGAGATCTGACCGGGCCAACCGAAGTAGCAAAAGATAAAGAAATAGCCCCGGTTGTAGGCGGTTCAGAAAAATTCAGAGCCTTTATAAATGATGAATTGTTTCCGGAAATAGACAAACGCTATCGGACTTCCGGTAAAAAAGGAATACTTGGAGAATCGGCATCAGGACTTTTTGTAGTGGAGACATTTTTCCTGAAACCCGAAATGTTTGACTATTATATCGCCTTTGACCCGTCATTGTGGTGGAACAATCATGCTTTGGTAAGGACTTCAAAAGAACATTTGGCTAAGTTCCCGCCAACGGCAAAAAGATTTTGGTTTGCCGGTTCGGATGCCGCGGATATTGCCCCTTATACAAAGGAATTGTCGGATATTTTAAAAAGTGAAAATCCTGCCGGTATAAAATGGAACTATGCAGACGAACCAACAGAAACACACAAAACAATTTTCAGGGCAACAAAAGAAAAAGCGATAAAATGGACGTTGGGCAACAATTAA
- a CDS encoding helix-turn-helix domain-containing protein: MKNRIKILREERNMTQNELAEKSGLSLRTIQRIEAGNALKGFTLKAIARSLETEPEKLLAGSDENTGIDRAKLINLSALSGLVLPFGGVILPLILTYKTKDAKNKELGKNIVSIQILLSLITSVLMIVSPFVQKALGLKFPLFILFLIAFLCLKLWVVIKNGISLNQKSDLCIRLKNSFL, encoded by the coding sequence ATGAAGAATAGGATTAAAATTTTGAGAGAAGAGAGAAATATGACTCAAAATGAACTTGCCGAAAAGTCAGGGCTTTCCCTGCGAACCATCCAGCGGATTGAAGCCGGGAATGCTCTCAAAGGGTTTACCTTAAAAGCGATTGCCCGATCATTGGAAACCGAACCCGAAAAGCTGCTTGCCGGTAGCGATGAAAATACTGGAATTGACAGGGCAAAATTAATTAACCTTTCGGCTTTATCGGGTCTTGTACTGCCATTTGGCGGGGTGATATTGCCTTTGATTTTAACTTACAAAACAAAGGACGCAAAAAATAAAGAACTGGGAAAAAATATCGTCAGTATTCAGATCCTGCTGAGCCTGATTACATCTGTCCTGATGATCGTAAGTCCGTTTGTTCAAAAAGCATTAGGACTAAAATTCCCGTTGTTTATCCTCTTTTTAATTGCATTTCTTTGTCTGAAACTATGGGTAGTCATCAAAAACGGCATCAGTCTGAATCAAAAAAGTGATTTGTGTATCCGGTTGAAAAACAGTTTTTTATAA
- a CDS encoding alpha/beta hydrolase produces MKKGFHLKKLLFRLLSTLLLLGIIGYTAYKVSPWPTALVLRYAFDAGAEKKSGNLEKYVPAGITALYNRQYDAADSDARLDVYYPAAASSSATIVWTHGGGWLSGNKEQLANYCKILASKGFTVVAIDYALAPAAHYPTPVKQLNTALGYLLQNSRQLHITPNRMVLAGDSAGAHITAQLAAICTSPAYAAGMGIKPAIAQKALTGVLLYCGPYDLGKIDIETGFNGLAKSILWAYCGTKDFTTHPDFALASVNRYVTKDFPATFISAGNGDSLLLQSQVLAQHLGRLGVTVDSLFFPKTYTPKLPHEYQFDLDTEAGKLALERTAAFINEQP; encoded by the coding sequence ATGAAAAAGGGATTCCATCTTAAAAAATTGCTGTTCCGCTTACTCAGTACGCTGCTGCTACTCGGAATCATAGGCTATACCGCTTATAAAGTCAGTCCCTGGCCGACAGCTTTGGTACTCCGTTATGCTTTTGATGCCGGAGCCGAAAAAAAGTCCGGAAACCTCGAAAAATATGTCCCTGCCGGTATTACCGCTTTATACAACCGGCAATATGATGCTGCGGACAGTGATGCCCGGCTGGATGTTTACTATCCGGCGGCAGCTTCGTCATCGGCCACCATTGTCTGGACACATGGCGGCGGATGGTTATCCGGGAATAAGGAACAGCTTGCCAATTACTGTAAGATTCTGGCTTCAAAAGGGTTTACGGTCGTTGCGATCGATTATGCCTTAGCTCCGGCTGCTCATTATCCCACACCGGTAAAACAGCTCAATACTGCTTTAGGCTACCTGCTTCAAAACAGCCGGCAGCTGCACATTACTCCCAACCGAATGGTACTCGCCGGTGATTCTGCCGGTGCACATATCACTGCCCAGCTGGCGGCAATCTGTACCTCACCGGCATATGCTGCGGGTATGGGAATAAAACCGGCTATCGCCCAAAAAGCTTTAACCGGCGTATTGTTGTATTGTGGTCCTTATGATCTTGGTAAAATTGATATAGAAACCGGGTTTAACGGACTGGCAAAATCGATTTTATGGGCCTACTGCGGTACTAAAGATTTTACTACCCATCCCGATTTTGCACTGGCCTCCGTGAACCGTTATGTAACCAAAGATTTCCCGGCGACATTTATTTCTGCCGGAAACGGCGACAGTCTGCTATTGCAGTCGCAGGTACTCGCCCAGCATCTTGGCCGGCTTGGCGTAACGGTAGACAGTCTGTTCTTTCCAAAAACTTACACACCGAAGCTGCCGCACGAATACCAGTTTGATCTGGACACGGAAGCCGGTAAGCTGGCATTGGAACGTACGGCGGCGTTTATTAACGAACAGCCCTGA
- a CDS encoding cold-shock protein, producing MITGTVKFFNEEKGYGFIKHDDENKECFVHSTGLIDRIKEDDKVSFTVETGKKGPTATNVKLIN from the coding sequence ATGATTACAGGTACAGTAAAATTTTTCAATGAAGAAAAAGGGTATGGTTTCATCAAACACGATGATGAGAATAAAGAATGCTTTGTACACTCTACAGGGTTAATTGACCGTATTAAAGAAGATGACAAAGTATCCTTCACAGTCGAAACCGGTAAAAAAGGACCAACGGCAACTAATGTAAAACTAATTAACTAG
- a CDS encoding TetR/AcrR family transcriptional regulator has protein sequence MSKAANTRMTILQKSFDLIYRQGYQATSIDEILATTQVTKGAFYYHFKSKEEMALALIREHMRPEMHTIMIRPLIEAEHPMDEIYLMMTNLLQDTTFFDVKYGCPAINLIEEIAPLSETFNKALSLLMFDWKAAIVTSIDKAKSRQLIKPETNAEQVAVFIISGYGGIRNLGKIGGRSYYNSYLDQLKAYLDSLKPAIQN, from the coding sequence ATGTCGAAAGCTGCAAATACCCGAATGACCATTCTTCAGAAATCGTTTGATCTGATTTACCGGCAAGGTTATCAGGCAACCAGTATTGATGAGATACTGGCTACAACACAGGTCACCAAAGGGGCTTTTTATTATCATTTTAAAAGCAAAGAAGAAATGGCACTGGCACTGATCCGGGAACACATGCGTCCGGAAATGCATACCATTATGATCAGGCCGCTCATTGAAGCAGAACATCCAATGGACGAGATCTATTTAATGATGACAAATCTGCTTCAGGATACTACTTTTTTTGATGTGAAATACGGCTGTCCTGCCATTAACCTGATTGAAGAAATTGCCCCGTTAAGCGAGACATTCAACAAAGCGCTTTCCCTTTTAATGTTCGACTGGAAAGCGGCTATCGTAACCAGCATTGATAAAGCAAAAAGCAGGCAGCTTATTAAACCGGAAACCAATGCCGAACAGGTTGCCGTTTTTATCATTTCGGGCTATGGCGGTATCCGCAACCTGGGAAAAATAGGCGGAAGAAGTTATTACAACAGCTACCTCGACCAGTTAAAAGCTTATTTAGACAGTCTGAAACCAGCCATTCAAAACTAA
- a CDS encoding IS3 family transposase (programmed frameshift): MKDTTTTRVKRTQKDYNMAFKLAVVSRVEQGEMTYKQAQTVYGIQGRSTVLVWLRKYGNLDWSKPNLLFMSKSKETPAQIIKRLEKELAGEKLRNKILNTMIDISDSQYGTQIRKKFFSQTIFRLREGAGISLSKSCRLFGISRQAIYQEQKRILDRESELLKVKHLVLSLRLEMPRIGTRKLYYLLSKQFDQQGVKIGRDALFGYLRREKLLVKPMKSYTKTTYSKHWLHKYENLLKECEIKRPEQVYVSDITYVKSSRKTHYLSLVTDAYSRKIMGYKLSDDMSSENVVQALKMAIQNRKSTLPLIHHSDRGLQYCSKIYQEVLAKNGITPSMTDGYDCYQNALAERINGILKNEFLFYKCKDGQTLGKLIKTAIETYNAKRPHLSLMMKTPNFIHEKTSQVNLTG, encoded by the exons ATGAAAGACACAACAACAACGCGAGTTAAGCGTACTCAAAAGGATTATAATATGGCTTTTAAATTAGCTGTAGTTTCCCGAGTTGAACAAGGCGAAATGACCTATAAACAGGCTCAAACTGTTTACGGTATCCAAGGCAGAAGTACTGTTTTGGTTTGGCTGCGAAAATATGGTAACTTAGACTGGAGTAAACCAAATCTGTTATTTATGTCTAAATCTAAAGAAACCCCGGCTCAGATTATTAAACGATTAGAGAAAGAACTGGCAGGTGAGAAACTTCGAAATAAGATTCTCAATACGATGATCGACATTTCTGATAGTCAGTACGGAACCCAGATCCGAAAAAAGT TTTTCTCCCAAACCATCTTCCGACTCCGGGAAGGAGCAGGAATAAGTTTGTCCAAAAGTTGCCGATTGTTTGGGATAAGTAGGCAAGCTATATATCAGGAACAAAAAAGAATCCTCGATCGGGAATCTGAGTTACTCAAAGTAAAGCATCTGGTTCTTTCTTTGCGATTGGAAATGCCACGTATAGGGACACGTAAACTATATTACCTACTTTCGAAGCAATTTGATCAACAGGGTGTAAAGATAGGTCGTGATGCCTTATTTGGTTATCTAAGAAGGGAGAAGTTACTTGTTAAACCAATGAAGAGTTACACTAAAACTACCTATTCTAAACATTGGCTACACAAGTACGAAAATCTTTTGAAAGAGTGTGAGATTAAACGTCCTGAACAGGTATATGTAAGCGACATCACTTATGTCAAATCATCCCGGAAAACCCATTATCTGTCTTTAGTTACTGATGCTTATAGCAGAAAAATAATGGGGTATAAGCTGAGTGATGATATGAGTTCTGAAAATGTGGTACAGGCATTAAAAATGGCTATACAGAATAGGAAATCAACATTACCCCTGATACATCACTCCGATAGAGGATTACAATATTGTTCTAAAATTTATCAGGAAGTATTAGCTAAAAACGGTATTACACCCTCTATGACTGACGGATATGATTGTTATCAAAATGCTTTAGCTGAAAGAATAAACGGAATTTTAAAAAACGAATTCTTGTTTTATAAATGCAAAGATGGTCAGACTTTAGGAAAGCTTATAAAAACAGCGATAGAAACGTATAATGCTAAAAGACCTCATTTGAGTTTAATGATGAAAACGCCTAATTTTATACATGAAAAAACCAGCCAGGTAAACCTGACTGGTTAA
- a CDS encoding pseudouridine synthase, giving the protein MLEIIYQDDYLVAINKPHGLLVHQSPIARDASEFAIQLLRDQIGKKVYPVHRIDRKTSGILLFALDKEVNKSLTEQLTLKTVEKKYWAIVRGFTPEELHIDYPLYKDNGVLQEAQTTIKTLAQTVLPIPSGKHDTSRYSFIEASPLTGRMHQIRKHLAHVLHPIIGDRPHGCNKQNKIWLEKFEMNTMLLHAQKLVFTHPVTTKEVVLTARPHKEFLRSAGILGFEMDKTGGVTAAVSEN; this is encoded by the coding sequence ATGTTAGAGATTATTTATCAGGACGATTATTTAGTAGCAATCAACAAACCGCACGGGCTTTTGGTGCACCAGTCTCCTATTGCAAGGGATGCTTCCGAATTTGCGATTCAGCTGCTGCGGGATCAGATCGGCAAAAAAGTATATCCTGTTCACAGGATTGACCGTAAAACATCCGGGATATTGCTTTTTGCACTGGATAAGGAAGTAAATAAAAGTCTAACGGAACAGTTAACCTTAAAAACCGTTGAAAAAAAATACTGGGCCATCGTGAGAGGGTTTACTCCGGAGGAATTGCACATCGACTATCCGTTATATAAAGACAACGGTGTGCTACAGGAAGCACAGACTACCATCAAAACGCTGGCACAAACAGTATTGCCCATTCCGTCCGGAAAACACGATACTTCCCGGTATTCCTTTATAGAGGCTTCCCCGTTAACCGGAAGAATGCACCAGATCCGCAAACACCTGGCGCATGTTTTACACCCGATTATCGGCGACCGTCCTCACGGCTGTAACAAGCAAAACAAGATATGGCTTGAAAAATTTGAGATGAATACGATGCTGTTGCATGCTCAAAAACTGGTTTTTACACATCCCGTTACAACTAAAGAAGTGGTGCTTACCGCCCGTCCGCATAAAGAATTTCTAAGATCGGCCGGTATACTGGGTTTTGAAATGGATAAAACCGGTGGGGTTACTGCTGCAGTATCAGAAAATTAA